The Leguminivora glycinivorella isolate SPB_JAAS2020 chromosome 4, LegGlyc_1.1, whole genome shotgun sequence genome segment taccaaaaaactgaaattttcacgagtACCGTGCAagttttataaccggcaatagcttttggattgaaattaaattttgaaaaaaaaaaacccgacattgtaaagcgtttttcatcaaacatggctaagaacactctcgactaattcagctttcaaacgaaaaaactaatctaaattggttcatccattcgaaagcgatgccttagacagacagtaaaacttataacaccctgtcattatatcatacaatagttatatttcccatcccaccccaacccatcaaaacattgccaattataaaaaatacactctgtataagcatctatcaaaacgatatgtgcatttatatatttatgtaaacaatatttttaattcgtttttttacattatgcttcaacaacgtggactttaaaggtatcccgtaattacgtacaacgactcccggaattgaagccataccaaaattgtatcccggaataatgggcaaactaagggttaagtaaaacaacggtaatttctataaattagaagttacgatgcaaaatagtgtcttaaatccatcgtagaagacttatccttaaaataaaataattaacacgactagaaacttcacattttttttacaatcctcactcaaagtaggaaacgtcttaagttcccgtaatatgggacagttaccttatatatttttataaactacataaatgtggtttttttattcatatttattgcttttagatatatattgtatagaaagaacaaaataggacaatgttataaaaaagttatcacatttttattttttttttatttttgtattttttttattttaagtacattaatcactaaaatagccataaactacaatgattacggctttcgtgtgttaaaaatagtgattatacctgaaatcattgacaaaacttattgaaatgagcattcaaatcaccctatcgggcgatgtaaattattttttatcactcgtcctataatatatttctataacaaattatacattttctaaaactagataaatgtagctattaaataatattttttatttggaaaaaaccattacagttttcataaaatgtgcaataatatgtgtaaaaaaaaatctcgttttcagattttcccattttattttgtatttttgttctaaaatacattttttttgttccaaaaatgaattcctcgtccttcatttatccgaaaatgatatatcgcatgcccaattttgtatagttttagagaaatatggtttcaaaggaagcgcgaaggcgccagccttccccccctcctccctcctaaattaaggggggctctcgatgcctcccgatctttatctactcagggccacccaatgaacaactgtgccaagtctcagtgcttaatcataaaatgcagggttcccatacaagacatagcaatagcgtccccagtatacaTATTAGTAAGATGACATATCATTAATTTACTTATTTCCATAATTATTTACCGTTTTAGATTTCAGCTGAAATGATTACAATTCTTAATCATTTTTGATACCAGGTTCTATAATAAAGAAAACAGTAAGTACAGtttttaaactgtttattttaacaCTTCATTTAAGTTACATTTCATTTAAAAGTTAGtttaaatagtgataactaggCAACTATAGGTTTTGTCATAACTATGTTACATAAAAAAAAGACTATTCTTGTCATTGTATTCAGTTTTGTACTAAAATGTGTTTTAAATGTACACACAAGATAAAGATGAGCTATCTATCATAACATTAAGTACAatcataatttcatttcatactTATTTAAATCACTGTATGAACATCATTACTTCCACAATTATATTTAACTCTAATCTAAGTGCAAatcatttacattattattacctaGATTATCTTCGTAATTCCTCAAGTACatgtttatttgaatttaaaactCTTTAGAAATAAAAGTTACAAATTAAAAATCGGAAAACTGGGTGGTATGAGGTTATGTGGTATAGGAGAGACATAACAGTTTTTAAATGTGcatgattattattttacacattAGTCATTTcattaacatttaaatttaagATGTAACATTTTTTCATGCATGCAACATTCAGCAACATTCGAATCAACTAAGTAAATATTTAACTTAAATCATAAACCATAGTAAAAGAATGCAATTTATCCTGTGATTATTCTCATTGTCCCTGCTGGGTACAGGTAAGTTCATTCCCATCCATTCTATTCCTATGAATAATTCCCACCAGCCTCTATTGCAAAAATGTGGAAGTTATATGGGGTGGGAACGAATTAGAGTCCGTTATTTCTAGTTGATCAGTTTACACAACACCATCTTTGTTCCTAGTTCATTATGTGAATATAAAGGTGGTATAAGAAAATATATGTGCAAACAAATGCCTGCCATGAGCAGGTTATGTttgttattacattttttaaataataagacCGTCCATAAAGCCCTTAAAGGGTCCTTATGGCAAGGcagaaaaaacacaaaagttacTGCCATAAGGACCCTTTAGCCATGAACAATCACAAATGTTTGAGTCCATAGTTTAACTAATTAACGTCTAGCTCGCTTCTTTCTTTGTCAGTCTTGGTTGTCGCTGGAGGTCTCGCTTTCGTCGCTGGACTCATCGCTCGACTCGTCGTCCGACCGGACGCCGCGCGCCGCCTTCTTCGCCATCAGCTCCTTGAACTCGCGCACGGTTATCTTCCGCGGCATTATCTCCCTGAGAAACTCTAGTGTATCGTCCTCTTGAACAACATCAGCAATATGTTTGTACTCCAAAAATTTACTACCGCTGTTTTTATACGCTCGTTTCGCTAAGTCCGTCACGAAGAGTTCCTAAAAGTAAAGTATAAAGCATAATCGTGGTTTCAAATTAGGTTAACAATGAGGACCGGCAAAATAAAGCTAAACTTACAGTAACTTTTGTCACTAAATATAGTGGTTCCGGGCCAACTGCTTCGACGTCTGGAGAACTTTTCATAATAGTTTTTACTCTAGATAGAGGCAAGTGTAAATCTTTTTCTGCTTTTGGTGTAGACATTGTATTTACttggtttattataaaatggaACACAATAACGCAATCGACGCCGCGCGCAATCAATACTGTCATGTGTCACTGTCAAATTCTGCtgtcagatctgtcagtgtcattTGCGCAATGGATCGTTCTGAAGCGATAAGTTTTTCCATCGATTTGTTTATGATAAAATCAAGTGATCCAATCATAGATTTAgagatattaagctagattgagtacttgagccaaaaagtgtgtccacatgagagggtaaagttggggctggtgtccctctcgcacttattgctactgtcaaaatcatttgaaatgacgtcatcactgtcattatttggggat includes the following:
- the LOC125225525 gene encoding chromatin accessibility complex 16kD protein; translation: MTVLIARGVDCVIVFHFIINQVNTMSTPKAEKDLHLPLSRVKTIMKSSPDVEAVGPEPLYLVTKVTELFVTDLAKRAYKNSGSKFLEYKHIADVVQEDDTLEFLREIMPRKITVREFKELMAKKAARGVRSDDESSDESSDESETSSDNQD